From Coturnix japonica isolate 7356 chromosome 1, Coturnix japonica 2.1, whole genome shotgun sequence, the proteins below share one genomic window:
- the SBF1 gene encoding myotubularin-related protein 5 isoform X3, which translates to MARLADYFVLVGYDAEKRGSGDGQGQILQRFPEKDWEDNPFPQGIELFCQPSGWQLFTERNPPTFFVAVLTDINSERHYCACFTFWEPVESTQPQSHPRNGEEEEEESASPVQPAQLFAPKSLVLVSRLDHAEVFRNSLGLIYTIYVDGLNVSLENVIGNLLTCTIPITGGAQRTISLGAGDRQVIQTPINDSLPVSSCSVALLFRQLGITNVLYLFCAALTEHKILFLSSSYQRLTDACRALLALMFPLKYSFTYVPILPAQLLEVLSTPTPFIIGVHSIFQSETQELLDVVIADLDGGTVNVPECVHISLLPEPLLQQTREALSMVLDPELEVADLAFPPSTISASSLKMQDKEIRAVFLRLFAQLLQGYRWCLHIIRIHPEPVIRFHKAAFLGQRGLTEDDFLTKVLEGMAFAGFVTERGAPYRSIDLFDELVAYEVKRMRAEEGNKQKILRHIKELAEKLYKNENPYPAVTMHKVQKPTEGCHLRLHQKPFPRLDEGTVQWIIDQATAKLQTAPPAVKAEKKCMVPSGPPIAAILERNGNALANSARRLEVVRNCISYVFENKMLEAKKLFPAVLRAMKGRAARHCLTQELNLHVQQNRAVLDHQQFDFIVRMMNCCLQDCTAMDEHGIAAALLPLVTAFCRKLSSGITQFAYSCVQEHVVWTNIQFWEAMFYSDVQNHIRALYLDSSEENHADEESTEEPQEARSALEIASEQLRLWPTMSREKQQELIQKEESTVFSQAIHYANRMSYLLLPLDTSKNRLLRSSGLGDVESVSNSFVTNSIAGSVAESYDTESGFEDAESSDVANYVVRFINRFVDKVCTESGVTNEHLKGLHVMIPDIVQMHIETLDAVHRESKRLPPIQKPKLLRPNLLVGEECVMEGLRVYLMPDGREEAAGGNIGGPPLLPAEGAIFLTTYRIIFKGTPTDPLVGEQVVIRSFPISSLTKEKKINIQAQVDQFIQEGLQLRSCTFQLLKIAFDEEVASDSAEVFRKHLHKLRYPQHVHGTFAFTVGQSPKQAMQPKAKEKNPSLSSQQVTDMFQGLTVGVMSLGHLGHSTTTLSKNLVKNAKKTIGRQYVTRKKYTPPAWEQRSSQHFPEDNEDEISVSEEMDRSTLTPTTTIRPSEKMTINHLVERACCRDYQRLGLGTLSSSLTRSKNEPFRISTVNRMYAICRSYPGLLIVPQSIQDNTIQRISRCYRQNRFPVVCWRNSRTKAVLLRSGGLHGKGVVGLFKSQNAPTAGPSQTDSTSLEQEKYLQAVINSMPHYADAGGRNTLSGFTSAHMSSADFSDKRQPKLGSLMKQVMGGKDEGPGTISRGGLGHRARVITLSTPKCVSPKGRESPRGKWGSIRASGRMSSYALNVEIGSRLAGKDLLGAQHNGAPAEASFLRQHRASLYIIGDKSQLKGVKPDPLQHWEVVPIEVFDVRQVKASFKKLMKACVPGCPSTDPSVAYLRSLEESEWLSQIHKILQISVLVVELLDTGSSVLVSLEDGWDITTQVVSLVQLLSDPYYRTLEGFRLLVEKEWLSFGHRFSHRGAQTLAGQSSGFAPIFLQFLDCVHQIHLQFPMEFEFSLYYLKFLSYHYISNRFRTFLLDSDYERIELGLLYEEKGERKCQQVYKSIWDYIDRLNKKAPVFFNYMYAPEDGEVLRPYSNISNLKVWDYYTEETLSEGPSYDWELVQGQPEHMEEADRQDTGAPQTKRKIIWPCYDNRSRMEPDAISKLLEDLHNLEMELGQVPERWKDTWDKIKASQRTEARQEGSRTPSSLLMSSGLSHHRRSLGVYLQESGVGSTLNLSLDSDTSSTSTPSSGKQGGRRSTSTLYSQFQMSESENRSYEGSLYKKGAFMKPWKPRWFVLDKTKHQLRYYDSRMDTECKGVIDLAEVESITPGTPTMGAPKTVDEKAFFDLKTTKRVYNFCAQDVQLAQQWIDRIQSCLSDA; encoded by the exons TTCTGCCAGCCCAGCGGTTGGCAGCTGTTCACAGAGAGGAATCCACCCACCTTCTTTGTGGCCGTGCTGACCGACATCAACTCGGAGAGGCATTACTGCGCCTGCTTCACCTTTTGGGAGCCTGTGGAGAGCACGCAG CCTCAAAGCCACCCCAGgaatggagaggaggaggaagaggagtcGGCGTCTCCCGTCCAACCGGCGCAGCTCTTTGCTCCCAAGAGCCTGGTGCTGGTGTCACGGCTGGACCACGCCGAGGTGTTCAGG AACAGCCTGGGCTTGATCTACACCATCTATGTGGACGGGCTGAACGTGTCCCTGGAGAACGTCATTGGGAACCTGCTGACATGCACCATCCCCATCACTGGTGGAGCCCAG CGGACGATCTCACTGGGCGCAGGGGACAGGCAGGTGATCCAGACACCCATCAATGACTCTCTTCCCgtcagcagctgcagtgtggcTCTGCTCTTCCGGCAGCTCG gCATCACCAACGTGCTGTATCTCTTCTGCGCTGCACTCACTGAGCACAAGATCctgtttctctccagcagctACCAGCGGCTCACCGATGCCTGCCGGGCTCTCCTTGCACTTATGTTCCCCCTTAAGTACAG TTTTACCTACGTACCCAtcctgcctgcacagctcctggAGGTACTGAGCACCCCGACACCCTTCATTATCGGAGTCCACTCCATCTTCCAGTCGGAGACACAGGAGCTG CTGGATGTCGTTATTGCAGACCTGGATGGGGGCACAGTGAACGTCCCTGAGTGTGTGCACATCTCCCTGCTCCCTGAGCCTCTCCTGCAGCAGACCCGTGAAGCCCTCTCCATG GTCTTGGACCCGGAGCTGGAGGTGGCAGATTTGGCATTTCCCCCTTCTACGATTTCTGCTTCGTCTCTCAAAATGCAG GACAAGGAGATCCGGGCTGTCTTCCTCCGCTtgtttgcacagctgctgcagggctatCGTTGGTGTCTGCACATCATCCGCATCCATCCTGAGCCCGTCATCCGCTTCCACAAG GCAGCCTTCCTGGGCCAGAGGGGGCTGACGGAGGATGACTTTCTCACCAAGGTGCTGGAAGGCATGGCCTTTGCTGGCTTTGTGACAGAGCGGGGGGCCCCGTATCGCTCCATTGACCTGTTTGATGAG CTTGTTGCTTATGAAGTGAAGCGCATGCGTGCAGAAGAGGGgaacaagcagaaaatattgCGGCACATCaaggagctggcagagaaaCTATACAAAAAT GAGAACCCATACCCCGCCGTGACCATGCACAAGGTGCAGAAGCCCACAGAAGGCTGCCATCTGCGCTTGCACCAGAAACCCTTTCCCCGTTTGGAtgagggcacagtgcagtgGATCATCGACCAGGCCACAGCCAAGCTGCAGACAGCCCCTCCAgctgtgaaagcagagaagaagtGCATGGTGCCCTCAGGCCCCCCCATTG CAGCCATCCTGGAGCGTAATGGCAATGCCTTGGCCAACAGTGCCCGCCGCCTGGAGGTGGTTCGGAACTGCATCTCCTACGTCTTTGAGAACAAGATGTTAGAAGCCAAAAAG TTattccctgctgtgctgcgTGCCATGAAAGGCCGAGCTGCCCGGCACTGCCTGACCCAGGAGCTGAACCTGCACGTGCAGCAGAACCGCGCCGTGCTGGACCACCAACAGTTCGACTTCATCGTCCGTATGATGAACTGCTGCTTGCAG GACTGCACGGCCATGGATGAGCATGGGATTGCAGCCGCGCTCCTACCACTGGTCACTGCTTTCTGCCGA AAACTGAGCTCAGGCATCACGCAGTTTGCCTACAGCTGCGTGCAGGAGCACGTGGTGTGGACCAACATCCAGTTCTGGGAAGCTATGTTCTACAGTGATGTGCAGAACCACATCCGAGCCTTGTATCTGGACAGCAGTGAGGAGAACCATGCAGATGAG GAGAGCACGGAGGAGCCCCAGGAAGCCAGGTCTGCCCTGGAGATAGCATCAGAGCAGCTGAGGCTGTGGCCCACCATGAGCCGAGAGAAGCAGCAAGAGCTGATCCAAAAGGAGGAGAGCACAGTTTTCAGCCAGGCCATCCACTACGCCAACCGCATGAGttacctgctgctgcctctggaCACCAGCAAGAACCGCCTGCTGCGCAGCTCCGGGCTGGGAGACGTGGAGAGCGTCAGCAACAGCTTTGTCACCAACAG CATCGCCGGCAGCGTGGCCGAGAGCTACGACACAGAGAGTGGGTTTGAGGATGCTGAGAGCTCAGACGTGGCCAACTACGTGGTGCGGTTCATCAACCGCTTCGTGGACAAAGTCTGCACAGAGAGCGGCGTCACCAACGAGCACCTGAAGGGGCTGCACGTCATGATCCCTG ATATCGTGCAGATGCACATAGAGACACTGGATGCTGTGCACAGGGAGAGCAAGAGGCTTCCTCCCATCCAGAAG CCAAAACTGCTGCGCCCCAACCTGTTGGTGGGTGAGGAATGTGTGATGGAGGGGCTGCGTGTGTACCTCATGCCTGACGGACGGGAGGAGGCCGCCGGGGGGAATATTGGTGGTCCACCTCTTCTCCCTGCGGAAGGAGCCATCTTCCTCACCACGTACCGCATCATCTTCAAAGGAACTCCCACAGACCCCCTGG TGGGGGAGCAGGTGGTGATCCGatccttccccatctcctcGCTGACCAAAGAGAAGAAGATCAACATCCAGGCCCAGGTGGATCAATTCATCCAGGAGGGCCTTCAGCTGCGCTCATGCACATTCCAG CTGCTGAAGATTGCCTTCGATGAGGAGGTGGCTTCAGACAGCGCCGAGGTCTTCAGGAAGCATCTGCACAAGCTGCGTTACCCCCAGCATGTGCACGGCACCTTTGCCTTCACCGTGGGCCAGTCTCCCAAGCAAGCCATGCAGCCCAAGGCCAAGGAGAAGAACCCCTCACTCAG ctcccagcaggtgACCGAtatgttccagggcctgacaGTGGGGGTCATGTCCCTCGGGCACCTTGGCCATTCGACCAC GACGCTCTCCAAAAACCTGGTGAAAAATGCCAAGAAAACCATCGGCCGCCAATACGTGACCCGCAAGAAATACACACCGCCCGCCTGGGAGCAGCGCAGCAGCCAGCACTTCCCAGAGGACAACGAGGATGAGATCTCAG TGTCCGAGGAGATGGACAGGAGCACTTTGACCCCCACCACAACCATCAGACCCTCGGAGAAGATGACCATCAACCACCTGGTGGAGCGCGCCTGCTGCCGCGACTACCAGCGCCTGGGGCTGGGCAcgctcagcagcagcctcacGCGTTCCAAGAACGAACCCTTCCGCATCTCCACGGTCAACCGCATGTACGCCATTTGTCGGAG TTACCCCGGGCTGCTGATCGTGCCGCAGAGCATCCAGGACAACACCATCCAGCGCATCTCCCGCTGTTACCGCCAGAACCGCTTCCCCGTGGTTTGCTGGCGCAACTCCCGCACCAAAGCCGTGCTGCTGCGCTCGGGGGGGCTGCACGGGAAGGGCGTCGTGGGCCTCTTCAAGTCTCAGAATGCTCCCACTGCAG GCCCCTCGCAGACGGACTCCACCAGTTTGGAGCAGGAGAAATACCTGCAGGCTGTCATCAACTCCATGCCCCACTACGCTGACGCTGGTGGGCGCAACACGCTCAGCGGCTTCACCTCCGCTCACATGAGCAGTGCAG ATTTCTCCGACAAGAGGCAGCCTAAGCTGGGATCGCTCATGAAGCAGGTGATGGGAGGGAAGGACGAAGGGCCCGGGACTATTAGCCGTGGAG GGCTGGGTCACAGAGCCAGGGTCATCACCCTGTCCACCCCCAAGTGTGTGTCTCCGAAGGGCCGTGAGTCGCCCCGAG GTAAATGGGGCAGCATCCGGGCCAGCGGGCGCATGAGCAGCTATGCCTTGAATGTGGAGATCGGCTCACGGCTGGCTGGGAAGGACCTGCTGGGTGCCCAGCACAACGGGGCGCCCGCCGAGGCCAGCTTCCTACGTCAGCACCGCGCCTCGCTCTACATCATCGGGGACAAGTCACAACTGAAG GGGGTGAAGCCAGACCcgctgcagcactgggaggtgGTGCCCATCGAGGTGTTTGACGTGCGGCAGGTGAAGGCCAGCTTCAAGAAGCTGATGAAGGCCTGCGTGCCCGGCTGCCCCTCCACCGACCCCAGCGTCGCCTACCTGCGCTCCCTGGAGGAGTCCGAGTGGCTCTCACAG ATCCATAAGATCCTGCAGATTTCAGTGTTGGTGGTGGAGCTCCTGGACACGGGTTCCTCTGTGCTTGTCAGCCTGGAGGACGGCTGGGACATCACCACACAG GTGGTCTCCTTGGTGCAGCTCCTGTCAGACCCCTACTACCGGACGCTGGAGGGCTTCCGCCTGTTGGTGGAGAAGGAGTGGTTGTCCTTCGGGCACCGCTTCAGCCACCGTGGGGCGCAGACCTTGGCTGGACAGAGCAGTGGCTTCGCTCCCATCTTCCTGCAGTTCCTAGACTGTGTGCACCAG ATCCACCTGCAGTTCCCCATGGAGTTTGAGTTCAGTCTGTACTACCTGAAGTTCCTCAGCTACCACTACATCTCCAATCGGTTCCGGACCTTCCTGCTGGACTCTGACTACGAGCGCATCGAGCTGG GCCTCCTGTACGAGGAGAAGGGTGAACGCAAATGCCAGCAGGTCTACAAGTCCATCTGGGATTACATCGACCGGCTGAACAAGAAAGCTCCTGTCTTCTTCAACTACATGTACGCCCCCGAGGACGGGGAG GTGCTGCGGCCGTACAGCAACATTTCCAACCTGAAGGTGTGGGACTATTACACGGAGGAGACGCTCTCGGAGGGTCCCTCCTACGACTGGGAGCTGGTGCAGGGGCAGCCCGAGCACATGGAGGAGGCAGACAGGCAGGACACTGGCGCGCCGCAGACCAAGCGCAAAATCATCTGGCCCTGCTATGACAACCGCAGCCGCATGGAGCCCGACGCCATCTCCAAGCTGCTGGAG GACCTTCACAACTTGGAGATGGAGCTGGGGCAGGTCCCGGAGCGCTGGAAGGACACGTGGGACAAGATCAAAGCCTCCCAACGCACCGAGGCTCGGCAGGAGGGCAGCCGG ACCCCCAGCTCCTTGTTGATGTCCTCGGGGCTCTCTCACCACCGCCGCTCGCTGGGGGTCTACCTGCAGGAGAGCGGAGTGGGGTCCACCCTCAACCTCAGCCTGGACAGCGACACCAGCAGCACGTCCACCCCATCCAGCGGGAAGCAGGGCGGCCGCCGGAGCACCAGCACCTTGTACAGCCAGTTCCAGATGTCCGAGAGCGAGAACAG GTCCTACGAGGGGTCACTGTACAAGAAAGGAGCCTTCATGAAGCCCTGGAAGCCGCGCTGGTTCGTGCTGGATAAAACCAAGCACCAG CTGCGGTACTACGACAGCCGGATGGACACGGAGTGCAAAGGGGTCATCGATCTGGCCGAGGTGGAATCCATCACGCCCGGAACCCCCACCATGGGAGCCCCCAAGACGGTGGATGAGAAAGCGTTCTTCGAC CTGAAGACGACGAAACGCGTTTACAACTTCTGCGCCCAGGACGTGCAGCTGGCGCAGCAGTGGATCGACCGCATCCAGAGCTGCTTATCGGACGCCTGA